A single Cottoperca gobio chromosome 5, fCotGob3.1, whole genome shotgun sequence DNA region contains:
- the igsf8 gene encoding immunoglobulin superfamily member 8 translates to MRTMMASMKAALFVLLHWALQYAVCRDVTLPAGTLYRVAGFPLSLPCAVTGYDGPRTQDFEWFLYRDDAAGRQMGIVSTRDKGFPYAPFQPRVKNGEVRVERDSGDKVRLVIQRLRAEDQGTYECYTPSTDNTYQGNYSGKVPVKVIPDTLQVSYSRSLTGQPVPEGAKLTLTCSGSIHSEQLTHLSITFGKRNIGESTEAGGEVSTVREIISIDKLLGVVPGHLYKKRYDDGEITLEKRNGEAGLGVYVMKMRAVQPDDTGSYFCEASQWILDPDRSWQKIAQRTLDIGNLTVQQLAESLRITSSPRGEVTLQVGSPLILTCEVLGLPSEVNSGLLVQWMKRGSVSSDVAGSGGVEVEVARMSPDGVVSWGDDLSRASGGSMEKVAGGRYSLKLFSAQPLDSGVYRCVVSVYAGRTHPDPSTPATLTQRSEGVTVNLKSKDVLVAAVAQLPRGPLLKRGSTITLICNATVTTTGPAQAQVQWLRWPIPERVIKKERSPASDVTLPDAPVEETPTLVAALMYNGVAEIYVNGSDVSVDRLSIGSYRLRVHTATMEDQGMYACHAQAWSQDPHGGWYNTGAKAESNAVTVYLYARAADLLLIPLVVGVSSALFVGIVIISTVTCCFMKRLARQRVPK, encoded by the exons ATGAGGACCATGATGGCTTCGATGAAAGCAGCATTATTCGTATTGCTACACTGGG CGCTCCAGTATGCCGTGTGTCGTGACGTAACTCTTCCTGCTGGGACCCTCTACCGTGTTGCGGGGTTCCCCCTCTCCCTGCCGTGTGCTGTAACGGGGTACGATGGCCCACGCACGCAGGACTTTGAGTGGTTCCTGTACAGGGATGATGCTGCTGGGAGGCAGATGGGAATTGTGTCCACCAGGGACAAAGGCTTCCCTTATGCCCCGTTCCAGCCCCGGGTGAAGAACGGGGAGGTGAGGGTGGAGAGGGACTCGGGCGACAAAGTTCGGTTGGTGATCCAGAGACTCCGGGCTGAAGACCAGGGGACGTACGAGTGCTACACACCCAGCACGGACAACACCTACCAGGGGAACTACAGCGGCAAAGTGCCTGTCAAAG TGATCCCTGACACACTCCAGGTCAGCTATTCCCGCTCACTCACCGGCCAGCCCGTGCCAGAGGGGGCCAAATTAACGCTGACATGCTCAGGCAGCATCCACTCGGAGCAGCTCACCCATCTGTCCATCACGTTTGGGAAGcgtaacatcggagagagtaCCGAAGCGGGAGGGGAGGTCAGCACCGTTAGGGAGATAATCTCCATTGACAAGCTGCTGGGGGTTGTCCCCGGACATTTGTACAAGAAGCGGTACGATGATGGAGAGATCACGCTGGAGAAGAGGAACGGCGAGGCTGGACTGGGCGTGTACGTGATGAAGATGAGAGCTGTGCAGCCCGACGACACTGGCTCATATTTCTGTGAGGCCTCGCAGTGGATTCTGGACCCTGATCGATCCTGGCAGAAGATCGCACAAAGGACGCTGGATATTGGCAACTTGACCGTTCAGCAACTAG CGGAGTCTCTGAGAATAACCTCCTCGCCCAGAGGGGAGGTGACCCTGCAGGTCGGTTCCCCTCTCATCTTGACCTGTGAGGTGTTGGGGCTGCCGTCTGAGGTAAACTCAGGCCTGCTGGTTCAGTGGATGAAGAGGGGATCAGTAAGCAGCGATGTAGCCGGGAGCGGGGGAGTCGAG GTGGAGGTGGCCCGGATGAGCCCAGACGGCGTTGTGAGCTGGGGGGACGACCTCAGCCGAGCCAGCGGGGGCTCTATGGAGAAAGTGGCGGGAGGGAGGTATTCTCTGAAGCTGTTCTCAGCCCAGCCCTTAGACTCTGGGGTGTACCGGTGTGTGGTGAGCGTGTACGCTGGAAGAACGCACCCCGACCCGTCCACTCCTGCCACACTCACCCAGAGGTCTGAGGGTGTCACCGTCAACCTCAAGAGCAAAG ATGTGCTGGTtgcagctgtggctcagctCCCTCGAGGCCCCCTGTTAAAACGAGGCAGCACCATCACCCTGATCTGCAACGCCACCGTGACGACCACAGGCCCCGCCCAGGCACAGGTGCAGTGGCTGCGGTGGCCAATCCCCGAACGAGTAATCAAGAAGGAACGGAGCCCAGCGTCAGATGTAACTCTACCAGACGCCCCCGTGGAGGAAACTCCCACACTGGTAGCCGCCCTCATGTACAACGGTGTCGCAGAGATCTACGTCAACGGGAGCGACGTTAGCGTCGACCGCCTGTCAATCGGCTCCTACAGACTGAGGGTCCACACAGCCACAATGGAGGATCAGGGCATGTATGCGTGTCACGCCCAGGCGTGGAGTCAGGACCCGCATGGAGGCTGGTACAACACGGGGGCCAAAGCAGAGTCAAACGCAGTGACTGTTTACCTGTATGCCAGAG CTGCTgacctcctcctcatcccttTGGTTGTCGGCGTCTCCTCTGCCTTGTTTGTGGGCATCGTCATCATCTCAACGGTAACCTGTTGCTTCATGAAGCGACTGGCGAGGCAGCGCGTTCCAAAATAA
- the soat2 gene encoding sterol O-acyltransferase 2 — translation MTTAEPSSGVWQRNVKSHQSEKKISSHVGDHNNVQQEHLRQWQKDAQKMKVKVLEQVQDQLSDLLDKALNESVQSFTQIQPAVNGKTTNNRSQRMDDGKVFMDRPSLLDELFEINHIRTIYHMFIAVLLIFCLSTLAVDYIDQGRFVLEFDLLFFAFGQLGTVTWAWGVMFVYTLFVPYLTLVFWGSLYHSSRSKLWLSLGTGLVLSAVQTYVLGLFPIHVVVHYQLPPASRFIVILEQIRFLMKSYSFMRETAPVIMKTTPKEGESPRIPSLSSYLYFLFCPTLIYRESYPRNTHIRWTYVGVTLGMILGCLFYGYFVLVRLCVPLFQTETDQPFSKRTMVLAVFNSILPGIMLLLLCFFAFLHCWLNLFGELLCFADRMFYKDWWNSTSFTNYYRTWNIVVHDWLYYYGYRDFLWLSKRKFRTAAMLSVFIVSAVAHEYALTMGFGFFYPVMFCLFAIFGVVFNFTMNDKRQSPVFNVIMWACLFLGQGVQVCLYCQEWYAQIHCPRTGNSFWELVTPRSWSCSYQR, via the exons ATGACAACGGCAGAGCCATCTAGCGGCGTGTGGCAGCGAAACGTAAAGTCCCATCAGTCAGAGAAGAAGATCTCCAGTCACG ttgGAGACCATAATAATGTACAACAGGAACATCTGAGACAGTGGCAGAAAGATGCTCAG AAGATGAAGGTGAAGGTCCTGGAGCAGGTCCAGGATCAGCTCAGTGATTTACTTGACAAAGCTCTGAATGAGTCGGTCCAGTCTTTTACTCAAATACAGCCAGCAGTTAATGGAAAGACGACGAACAACAG ATCTCAGAGAATGGACGACGGCAAAGTGTTTATGGACAGGCCGTCACTGTTGGA tgAACTGTTTGAGATCAACCACATCAGGACCATCTACCACATGTTCATCGCCGTGCTCCTCATCTTCTGTCTGAGCACGCTGGCTGTCGACTACATCGACCAGGGCAG GTTTGTGTTGGAGTTCGACCTGCTGTTCTTCGCCTTTGGACAGCTGGGCACGGTCACCTGGGCCTGGGGCGTGATGTTTGTCTACACCCTGTTCGTCCCCTACCTCACCCTGGTGTTTTGGGGATCTTTGTACCACAGCAGCCGCTCTAAGTTGTGGCTGTCTCTCGGCACGGGCCTGGTCCTGTCCGCAGTGCAGACCTACGTACTGGGACTGTTCCCCATCCACGTGGTTGTACACTACCAGCTGCCACCAGCCTCGCGGTTCATTGTGATACTTGAGCAG ATTCGATTCCTGATGAAGAGCTACTCATTCATGAGAGAAACTGCTCCTGTTATCATGAAGACTACACCAAAGGAAG GAGAAAGTCCCAGAATCCCATCATTGTCCAGCTATCTGTACTTCCTCTTCTGTCCAACACTCATCTACAGGGAATCGTATCCTCG GAATACGCACATAAGATGGACGTATGTCGGCGTCACCCTTGGTATG ATCTTAGGATGCTTGTTCTACGGCTACTTCGTCCTCGTCCGCCTTTGTGTCCCTTTATTCCAAACTGAGACCGACCAGCCTTTCAGTAAACGGACAATGGTTCTGGCTGTGTTCAACTCAATATTACCAG gtATAATGCTCCTCCTCTTGTGTTTCTTTGCCTTCCTTCACTGCTGGCTCAACCTCTTTGGGGAGCTGCTGTGTTTTGCAGACAGAATGTTTTACAAG GACTGGTGGAACTCGACGTCTTTCACCAACTATTACCGCACCTGGAACATAGTGGTTCATGACTGGCTCTACTACTACGGATACAGAGATTTCCTCTGG CTGTCGAAAAGGAAATTCCGAACAGCTGCCATGCTCTCCGTGTTCATCGTCTCTGCTGTCGCCCATGAGTACGCCTTGACCATGGGCTTCGGCTTCTTCTATCCCGTCATGTTCTGCCTCTTTGCCATCTTTGGAG TGGTGTTCAACTTTACCATGAACGACAAGCGACAGAGCCCCGTGTTCAACGTCATCATGTGGGCGTGTCTCTTCCTCGGCCAGGGTGTCCAGGTGTGTCTGTACTGCCAGGAGTGGTACGCTCAGATACACTGCCCTCGGACAGGG AATAGCTTCTGGGAGCTGGTGACGCCTCGATCGTGGTCCTGCAGCTACCAGAGATGA